One Glutamicibacter halophytocola DNA segment encodes these proteins:
- a CDS encoding DNA-directed RNA polymerase subunit beta has product MVASSNPNNQTASSARDAAYAGRLSFAKIHEPLEVPNLLALQTESFDRLVGNQNWVERLAKAEAAGDFSVPNTSGLAEIFEEISPIEDFQDTMSLSFSEPEFADPKYSIAECKDRDATYSAPLYVKAEFMNNETGEIKQQTVFMGDFPLMSEKGTFIINGTERVVVSQLVRSPGAYFESAPDKTSDKTIYSARIIPSRGAWFELEIDKRDQIGVRLDRKRKQSVTVLLKALGWSEEQILSEFGQYDSMRATLEKDSIKDQDEALLDIYRKLRPGEPPTVEAAQALLKNMYFEPKRYDLAKVGRYKINRKLGVETPVNAENASVLALDDLVAMIRYLVALHAGEKTVQGTRKGEIVDIPVNVDDIDHFGNRRIRAVGELIENQVRTGLSRMERVVRERMTTQDVEAITPQTLINIRPVVAAIKEFFGTSQLSQFMDQNNPLAGLTHKRRLSALGPGGLSRDRAGMEVRDVHPSHYGRMCPIETPEGPNIGLIGSLATYGRINAFGFIETPYRRVSNGVVSNEVDYLTADDELQHYIAQANAPLDENGRFLEETVLVREKGGGGEPVIVDAAEVTFMDVSPRQMVSVATALIPFLEHDDANRALMGANMQRQAVPLLKSERPLVGTGMEKFAAVDAGDSVVASKPGVVTEVSADLVVVMNDDGTESMYPIMKFARSNQGNAYNQRVRVSEGDRLEFQSIIADGPSTDSGELSLGKNLLVAFMSWEGYNYEDAIILSQRMIFDDVLTSIHIEEHEVDARDTKLGAEEITRDIPNVSEDILSQLDDRGIVYIGAEVEAGDVLVGRVTPKGETELTPEERLLRAIFGEKSREVRDTSLKVPHGESGTVIGVRIFDRDNDDDLSPGVNQLVRVYVAQKRKISIGDKLAGRHGNKGVISRILPLEDMPFLEDGTPLDIILNPLGVPGRMNVGQVMEIHLGWAAKQGWKIEGEPEWVRDLPNLPRESESTTVATPVFDGASEEEIRGILDSTNKTRDGVRLIGNSGKAKLFDGRSGDPLPDPISVGYMYILKLHHLVDDKIHARSTGPYSMITQQPLGGKAQFGGQRFGEMEVWALEAYGAAYTLQEILTIKSDDIHGRVKVYEAIVKGENVPEPGVPESFKVLIKEMQSLCLNVEVLGTDGNTIEMRESDEESFRAAEELGIDLSRSEPNSVEEV; this is encoded by the coding sequence TTGGTCGCCTCGAGCAACCCTAACAACCAAACCGCTAGTTCGGCTCGCGATGCTGCATACGCTGGCCGACTTTCTTTTGCAAAGATTCACGAACCACTTGAAGTGCCTAACCTGCTGGCATTGCAGACCGAGAGCTTTGACCGCCTCGTCGGCAACCAGAACTGGGTAGAGCGTCTGGCCAAGGCAGAAGCCGCTGGCGACTTCAGCGTGCCCAACACCTCGGGCCTGGCTGAAATCTTCGAGGAAATCTCCCCGATCGAGGACTTCCAGGACACCATGTCCTTGAGCTTCTCGGAGCCGGAGTTCGCTGATCCCAAGTACTCGATTGCCGAGTGCAAGGACCGCGACGCCACTTACTCGGCACCGCTGTATGTCAAGGCCGAATTCATGAACAATGAAACCGGCGAAATCAAGCAGCAGACCGTGTTCATGGGCGATTTCCCGCTGATGAGCGAAAAGGGCACCTTCATTATCAACGGCACCGAGCGTGTCGTTGTGTCCCAGCTGGTTCGCTCCCCAGGTGCTTACTTCGAGTCCGCACCGGACAAGACCAGTGACAAGACGATTTACTCGGCACGTATCATCCCATCGCGTGGTGCATGGTTCGAGCTGGAAATCGATAAGCGCGACCAGATCGGCGTGCGCCTCGACCGCAAGCGCAAGCAGTCGGTCACCGTGCTGCTCAAGGCCCTGGGCTGGAGCGAAGAGCAGATCCTGTCCGAGTTCGGCCAGTACGATTCGATGCGCGCCACCTTGGAAAAGGACAGCATCAAGGACCAGGACGAAGCGCTGCTTGATATCTACCGCAAGCTGCGTCCAGGCGAGCCCCCAACGGTCGAGGCCGCTCAGGCACTGTTGAAGAACATGTACTTCGAGCCTAAGCGCTACGACCTGGCCAAGGTTGGCCGCTACAAGATCAACCGCAAGCTAGGTGTCGAGACCCCGGTTAACGCCGAGAATGCATCGGTGCTGGCACTTGACGATCTCGTTGCCATGATCCGCTACCTCGTTGCGCTGCACGCCGGCGAGAAGACCGTTCAGGGCACCCGCAAGGGCGAGATCGTTGACATCCCGGTCAACGTGGATGACATCGACCACTTCGGCAACCGTCGCATCCGCGCCGTGGGCGAACTGATCGAGAACCAGGTCCGCACCGGCCTGTCCCGCATGGAGCGTGTTGTGCGCGAGCGCATGACCACCCAGGACGTCGAGGCGATCACCCCGCAGACCCTGATCAACATCCGCCCTGTTGTGGCTGCCATCAAGGAGTTCTTCGGAACCTCGCAGCTCTCGCAGTTCATGGACCAGAACAACCCGCTGGCCGGCCTGACCCACAAGCGCCGCTTGTCGGCTCTGGGCCCAGGCGGCCTGTCCCGTGACCGCGCAGGCATGGAAGTTCGAGACGTTCACCCGTCGCACTACGGCCGCATGTGTCCTATTGAAACTCCCGAAGGCCCGAACATCGGTCTGATCGGTTCGTTGGCAACCTACGGCCGCATCAACGCCTTCGGTTTCATCGAAACCCCATACCGCCGCGTGTCCAACGGTGTCGTCTCCAATGAGGTCGACTACCTGACCGCAGACGACGAGCTGCAGCACTACATCGCACAGGCCAATGCGCCTCTGGATGAGAACGGCCGCTTCTTGGAAGAGACCGTTCTGGTTCGTGAAAAGGGCGGTGGCGGCGAGCCTGTTATCGTCGACGCGGCTGAAGTGACCTTCATGGACGTTTCGCCTCGCCAGATGGTGTCGGTAGCTACCGCGCTGATTCCATTCCTCGAGCACGACGATGCCAACCGAGCACTGATGGGCGCCAACATGCAGCGCCAGGCTGTGCCGCTGCTGAAGTCGGAGCGCCCGCTGGTTGGTACCGGCATGGAGAAGTTCGCGGCAGTTGACGCCGGCGACTCCGTGGTGGCTTCCAAGCCAGGTGTGGTCACCGAGGTCTCGGCTGACCTTGTGGTTGTCATGAACGATGACGGCACCGAGTCGATGTACCCGATCATGAAGTTCGCACGCTCGAACCAGGGCAACGCCTACAACCAGCGCGTCCGCGTGTCCGAAGGCGATCGCCTGGAGTTCCAGTCGATCATCGCCGACGGCCCGTCCACCGACTCCGGTGAGCTGTCCCTGGGCAAGAACCTGCTCGTGGCATTCATGTCCTGGGAAGGCTACAACTACGAGGATGCGATCATCCTCTCCCAGCGCATGATCTTCGACGACGTGCTCACCTCGATCCACATCGAAGAGCACGAAGTTGACGCCCGCGACACCAAGCTCGGTGCCGAGGAAATCACCCGCGACATCCCGAATGTCTCGGAAGACATCCTCTCCCAGCTAGATGACCGCGGCATCGTCTACATCGGTGCCGAGGTTGAAGCCGGCGACGTGCTGGTTGGCCGTGTCACCCCTAAGGGCGAGACCGAGCTGACCCCGGAAGAGCGTCTGCTGCGTGCCATCTTCGGCGAGAAGTCCCGCGAAGTCCGCGATACTTCGCTGAAGGTTCCGCACGGCGAGTCCGGCACCGTCATTGGTGTCCGCATCTTCGACCGCGACAACGACGATGACCTTTCCCCTGGTGTCAACCAGCTGGTCCGCGTCTACGTTGCCCAGAAGCGCAAGATCTCCATCGGTGACAAGCTCGCTGGCCGCCACGGTAACAAGGGTGTTATTTCCCGCATCCTGCCACTGGAGGATATGCCATTCCTCGAGGACGGCACTCCGCTGGATATCATCCTGAACCCGCTGGGTGTGCCAGGCCGTATGAACGTCGGCCAGGTTATGGAAATCCACCTGGGCTGGGCTGCCAAGCAGGGCTGGAAGATCGAGGGCGAGCCTGAGTGGGTTCGCGATCTGCCGAACCTGCCACGCGAGTCCGAGTCCACCACCGTGGCAACTCCAGTGTTCGACGGCGCTTCGGAAGAAGAAATCCGCGGCATCCTGGATTCGACCAACAAGACCCGCGACGGGGTGCGCCTGATTGGCAACTCCGGCAAGGCGAAGCTGTTTGACGGCCGCTCCGGCGATCCGTTGCCAGATCCGATTTCCGTTGGCTACATGTACATCTTGAAGCTCCACCACCTGGTGGACGACAAGATCCACGCCCGTTCCACCGGTCCATACTCCATGATCACCCAGCAGCCATTGGGTGGTAAGGCCCAGTTCGGTGGCCAGCGCTTCGGTGAAATGGAAGTTTGGGCACTGGAGGCTTACGGTGCCGCTTACACGCTGCAGGAAATCCTGACCATCAAGTCGGATGATATCCACGGTCGCGTTAAGGTCTACGAAGCTATCGTCAAGGGCGAGAACGTTCCAGAGCCTGGTGTTCCAGAATCGTTCAAGGTGCTCATCAAGGAAATGCAGTCGCTGTGCTTGAACGTCGAGGTACTTGGTACCGACGGCAACACTATCGAAATGCGTGAGTCGGACGAGGAATCGTTCCGCGCCGCTGAAGAGCTGGGCATCGACCTTTCACGGTCGGAGCCGAACTCCGTAGAGGAAGTTTAA
- a CDS encoding aminoacyl-tRNA deacylase translates to MNKLQSDEALTRVTLDASRRNIPIELVPRDKVKSLEEAAEALGIQPANLLKTLVIKKSDDTFVFALIPGGRKLDWAKLRSQLGVNKLSLPDSGVAWDVTRYESGTITPFGSHSVLPVYIDASVFEEPVPEHIGLGSGDRGHGLLVHPQDLVTGFDATIADISAPE, encoded by the coding sequence ATGAACAAGTTGCAGTCCGACGAAGCATTGACCCGAGTAACGCTCGACGCTTCGCGCCGAAACATCCCCATTGAGCTGGTACCGCGCGACAAGGTGAAGTCCTTGGAGGAGGCGGCCGAGGCCTTGGGAATCCAGCCCGCCAACCTGTTGAAGACCCTGGTGATCAAGAAATCTGATGACACCTTCGTTTTCGCGTTGATTCCCGGAGGCCGCAAGCTGGACTGGGCAAAATTGCGCAGCCAGCTGGGCGTCAACAAGCTCTCGCTGCCGGATTCCGGCGTTGCCTGGGATGTCACGCGCTACGAAAGCGGAACCATTACCCCCTTCGGCTCGCATTCGGTACTTCCGGTGTACATCGATGCCAGCGTTTTCGAGGAGCCGGTACCTGAGCATATCGGGCTCGGCAGCGGCGATCGTGGCCACGGGCTGCTGGTTCACCCGCAGGATCTGGTTACCGGGTTTGATGCCACGATTGCTGATATTTCGGCTCCGGAATAG
- a CDS encoding acyltransferase family protein, with product MDALRITAALIVVFYHYTAWGHDHWGTKAPEFWPVLSEFTRYGQLGVQLFFLISGFVILMSLQGKNVIGFIGSRVGRLYPAYWLAVIAAAVLSLKIWPAGNDGRTASDILPNLTMMQSAFNIQDLDGVYWTLWVELRFYILLGLLLALGLVKNKHIMWLCALWPAIGLYLHFTQLDKVQDWFAGQYAALFAAGMMMYLIYQNGHTLLRWLLLILDTAIAAFFTGIKGRFDAGYLSGLDVPAWHFQVLAVVCVAILAVCTLTPLKHIQTRWMAVAGSLTFPLYLFHQLWGWWIIEELHGVMNKYVLLFGLVVFMLGWAYLVARFVERPVGLPLRNATITTLNVTSEWVKKAMSRPPLSIPEPKYQQSWHQTR from the coding sequence TTGGACGCACTGCGTATCACCGCTGCTCTGATAGTGGTGTTCTACCACTACACGGCTTGGGGACATGACCACTGGGGGACCAAGGCTCCAGAATTCTGGCCGGTGCTCTCGGAATTCACCCGGTATGGCCAATTGGGAGTGCAGCTTTTCTTCTTGATTTCAGGCTTCGTGATCCTGATGTCCTTGCAGGGCAAAAACGTCATCGGATTCATCGGATCACGTGTCGGAAGGCTCTATCCAGCCTATTGGCTGGCCGTCATTGCCGCAGCAGTGCTGTCATTGAAAATCTGGCCAGCGGGCAACGACGGGCGAACCGCCAGCGATATCCTGCCAAACCTGACGATGATGCAGTCGGCCTTCAACATCCAGGACCTCGATGGCGTCTATTGGACGCTGTGGGTTGAGCTGCGCTTTTATATCCTGCTCGGCCTGCTGCTGGCCCTCGGGCTGGTCAAGAACAAGCACATTATGTGGTTGTGCGCGTTGTGGCCGGCCATTGGCCTCTATCTTCACTTCACCCAGCTGGATAAGGTTCAGGACTGGTTCGCCGGCCAATATGCCGCCCTCTTCGCCGCCGGCATGATGATGTACTTGATCTACCAAAACGGCCACACGCTCCTGCGCTGGCTGCTGCTGATTCTTGATACCGCAATCGCCGCATTCTTCACCGGAATCAAGGGCCGCTTCGATGCTGGCTATCTTTCCGGACTCGACGTTCCAGCGTGGCACTTCCAAGTGCTCGCGGTGGTTTGCGTAGCCATTTTGGCGGTATGCACGCTGACGCCGCTCAAGCACATCCAGACACGATGGATGGCCGTTGCTGGTTCGCTGACTTTCCCGCTATACCTTTTCCACCAGCTGTGGGGCTGGTGGATCATCGAAGAACTTCATGGCGTCATGAACAAGTACGTGCTGCTCTTCGGATTGGTTGTGTTCATGCTGGGTTGGGCGTACCTGGTAGCCCGATTTGTCGAGCGGCCAGTTGGCTTGCCATTGCGCAACGCCACGATCACGACGCTGAACGTCACCTCCGAATGGGTCAAGAAGGCGATGAGCCGTCCGCCGCTATCTATTCCGGAGCCGAAATATCAGCAATCGTGGCATCAAACCCGGTAA
- the rplL gene encoding 50S ribosomal protein L7/L12, which translates to MAKLSNEELLSAFKEMTIIELSEFVKEFEETFDVTAAAVAVAGPAAGGEAAAEEKTEFDVVLESAGDKKIAVIKEVRAITSLGLKEAKELVDSAPKALLEGVAKDAAEKAKEALEAAGATVTVK; encoded by the coding sequence ATGGCGAAGCTCAGCAACGAAGAGCTGCTTTCCGCATTCAAGGAAATGACCATCATCGAGCTTTCCGAGTTCGTTAAGGAATTCGAAGAGACCTTCGACGTAACCGCTGCTGCTGTTGCAGTTGCCGGTCCTGCTGCTGGCGGCGAAGCTGCTGCAGAAGAGAAGACCGAATTCGACGTTGTTCTGGAATCGGCTGGCGACAAGAAGATCGCAGTGATCAAGGAAGTTCGCGCAATCACTTCCCTGGGCCTGAAGGAAGCCAAGGAGCTCGTTGACAGCGCTCCAAAGGCTCTGCTTGAGGGTGTTGCAAAGGACGCTGCCGAGAAGGCTAAGGAAGCTCTGGAAGCTGCCGGCGCTACCGTCACCGTTAAGTAA
- the rplJ gene encoding 50S ribosomal protein L10, which produces MATPSKTAAIEEITADFNEATAAVLTEYRGLTVAQLKDLRRSLGQETKYAVVKNTLTAIAAKNAGIDAFDEQLSGPTAIAFVKGDAVAAAKSLTEFAKTNDKLVIKTGWFEGKALDQSGIAALAALESRETQLARVAAVLQAPASAAARVVDALRAKLEEDNGGAAAEEAPAEA; this is translated from the coding sequence ATGGCAACCCCGAGCAAGACTGCAGCGATTGAAGAAATCACTGCGGACTTTAACGAAGCAACCGCGGCTGTCTTGACCGAATACCGTGGGCTTACCGTTGCACAGCTCAAGGATCTGCGCCGCTCGCTTGGTCAGGAGACCAAGTACGCAGTTGTGAAGAACACCTTGACCGCAATCGCAGCTAAGAACGCTGGCATCGATGCATTCGATGAGCAGCTTTCCGGCCCAACTGCTATCGCCTTCGTAAAGGGCGACGCTGTTGCTGCTGCTAAGAGCCTCACGGAATTCGCCAAGACCAACGACAAGCTGGTTATCAAGACCGGCTGGTTCGAAGGCAAGGCGCTGGACCAGAGCGGCATCGCTGCACTGGCCGCACTGGAATCCCGCGAAACCCAGCTCGCTCGCGTTGCTGCAGTACTGCAGGCTCCGGCCTCCGCTGCTGCTCGCGTCGTCGATGCACTGCGTGCAAAGCTCGAAGAGGACAACGGCGGCGCTGCTGCCGAGGAAGCTCCGGCAGAAGCCTAA
- the rplA gene encoding 50S ribosomal protein L1, producing the protein MAKRSKAYVAAAAKIDADNNVYAPAQAIALAKETAGEKTNSTVEVAFRLGVDPRKADQMVRGTVNLPHGTGKTARVVVFANGDKAEAAREAGADFVGSDDLIEKIQGGWVDFDAAVATPDLMGKVGRLGKVLGPRNLMPNPKTGTVTMDVAKAVTDIKGGKIDFRVDKHSNLHFIIGKVSFDQKQLTENYAAALEEVLRLKPSASKGRYISKATLATTFGPGIPVDPNVTRVEA; encoded by the coding sequence ATGGCAAAGCGCAGCAAAGCATACGTAGCCGCCGCGGCTAAGATCGATGCCGACAACAACGTCTACGCTCCGGCCCAGGCAATTGCCCTGGCCAAGGAGACCGCAGGCGAGAAGACCAACTCGACCGTTGAGGTTGCTTTCCGCTTGGGTGTTGACCCACGCAAGGCTGACCAGATGGTCCGCGGTACCGTCAACCTTCCACACGGCACCGGCAAGACCGCCCGCGTGGTTGTTTTCGCTAACGGCGACAAGGCAGAAGCAGCTCGCGAAGCTGGCGCCGACTTCGTTGGCTCGGACGACCTGATCGAAAAGATCCAGGGCGGCTGGGTTGACTTCGACGCAGCAGTTGCTACCCCTGACCTGATGGGCAAGGTTGGCCGCTTGGGTAAGGTACTGGGTCCTCGTAACCTGATGCCAAACCCTAAGACCGGTACCGTAACCATGGATGTTGCCAAGGCAGTTACCGACATCAAGGGCGGCAAGATCGACTTCCGCGTCGACAAGCACTCGAACCTGCACTTCATCATTGGCAAGGTTTCGTTCGACCAGAAGCAGCTGACCGAGAACTACGCAGCAGCTCTTGAAGAGGTATTGCGCCTGAAGCCTTCGGCTTCGAAGGGCCGCTACATCTCGAAGGCCACCCTCGCAACCACCTTCGGTCCAGGCATCCCTGTTGACCCGAACGTGACCCGCGTCGAGGCCTAA
- the rplK gene encoding 50S ribosomal protein L11 has product MAPKKKVTGLIKLQIQAGAANPAPPIGPALGQHGVNIMEFCKAYNAATESQRGNVIPVEITVYEDRSFTFITKTPPAAELIKKAAGIAKGSGTPQSLKVANLTQAQVEEIATSKMADLNANDLAAAAKIIAGTARSMGVTVEG; this is encoded by the coding sequence ATGGCCCCAAAGAAAAAGGTCACCGGACTCATCAAGCTGCAGATCCAGGCAGGTGCTGCTAACCCAGCTCCGCCAATTGGTCCAGCCCTTGGTCAGCACGGCGTCAACATCATGGAATTCTGCAAGGCTTACAACGCAGCGACCGAGTCGCAGCGCGGTAACGTGATTCCAGTTGAAATCACCGTCTACGAAGACCGTTCGTTCACTTTCATCACCAAGACTCCTCCTGCAGCAGAGCTGATCAAGAAGGCTGCTGGCATTGCAAAGGGTTCGGGCACTCCTCAGTCCCTGAAGGTTGCAAACCTGACCCAGGCACAGGTTGAGGAAATCGCCACCTCCAAGATGGCTGACCTGAACGCAAACGATCTGGCTGCCGCAGCCAAGATCATCGCCGGTACCGCTCGCTCCATGGGTGTGACCGTAGAAGGCTAA
- the nusG gene encoding transcription termination/antitermination protein NusG, which translates to MSDKELEPQINDEVENEFVEADSDQVDAAAEVDIDSTEAPAADAEDAQVAEVESDEDAQVAESDVEVEEADAEESGEDKVARLKEEFRSKLRRLPGDWFVIHTYAGYENRVKVNLETRIQTQDMEEFIYDIQVPMEEVVEVKNTQRKIVRRVRIPGYVLVRMELTDASWGVVRHTPGVTGFVGNAHDPNPLNLDEVFSMLEHTVVDPVEQPSASKPGRAPITEVTVDFEVGESVIVNDGPFETMPATISEIKLDAAQLVVLVSIFERETPVTLNFNQVTKIQ; encoded by the coding sequence GTGTCCGACAAGGAACTCGAACCGCAGATTAATGACGAGGTCGAAAACGAGTTCGTTGAAGCCGACAGCGATCAGGTAGATGCAGCCGCTGAGGTTGATATCGACTCGACCGAAGCCCCAGCCGCAGATGCTGAAGATGCCCAGGTTGCTGAAGTTGAATCTGACGAAGATGCTCAGGTTGCTGAATCTGACGTAGAGGTTGAAGAAGCCGACGCCGAGGAATCCGGCGAAGACAAGGTTGCTCGCCTCAAGGAAGAATTCCGTTCGAAGCTGCGCCGCCTGCCTGGTGACTGGTTTGTCATCCACACCTACGCCGGCTACGAAAACCGCGTCAAGGTGAACCTGGAAACCCGTATCCAGACCCAGGACATGGAAGAGTTCATCTACGACATCCAGGTGCCGATGGAAGAAGTCGTTGAGGTCAAGAACACCCAGCGCAAGATCGTCCGCCGCGTGCGCATCCCGGGCTACGTCCTGGTTCGCATGGAGCTCACCGACGCTTCGTGGGGTGTTGTTCGACACACTCCAGGCGTCACCGGTTTCGTTGGAAACGCCCACGATCCCAACCCGCTGAACCTCGACGAAGTGTTCTCCATGCTTGAGCACACCGTGGTCGACCCAGTAGAGCAGCCATCGGCTTCCAAGCCTGGTCGTGCTCCAATCACTGAGGTCACTGTGGACTTCGAGGTTGGCGAATCGGTTATCGTCAACGATGGTCCATTCGAAACGATGCCGGCCACGATCTCGGAAATCAAGCTGGATGCAGCTCAGCTGGTGGTACTGGTTTCGATCTTCGAACGCGAAACCCCAGTGACCCTGAACTTCAACCAGGTCACCAAGATCCAGTAG
- the secE gene encoding preprotein translocase subunit SecE, which produces MTESALNSGKSKQKKGFFAQIMLFFRQVIAELKKVVTPTRSELLNYFLVVVGFVVVVMLIVTALDFVFGQGSILLFTKQVEQ; this is translated from the coding sequence GTGACCGAATCTGCTCTCAACTCTGGAAAGAGTAAGCAGAAGAAGGGCTTTTTTGCCCAAATCATGCTGTTTTTCCGTCAGGTAATCGCGGAACTTAAAAAGGTAGTCACCCCGACCCGTAGCGAATTGCTCAATTACTTCTTGGTAGTTGTCGGATTTGTTGTCGTGGTGATGCTGATCGTGACAGCCCTGGATTTCGTCTTTGGGCAAGGTTCGATCCTCCTGTTCACTAAACAGGTAGAACAGTAA
- a CDS encoding pyridoxal phosphate-dependent aminotransferase, whose protein sequence is MSRISRRIGAISESATLAVDAKAKALKAAGRPVIGFGAGEPDFPTPGYIVEAALKAATDPKNHRYSPAAGLPELREAIAEKTLRDSGYEISASQVLVTNGGKQAVYNTFATLLDPGDEVIVPAPYWTTYPEAIQLAGGKAVSIFAGPEQGYKVTVEQLESVLTDRTKVLLFVSPSNPTGAVYSPEQVREIGQWAASKGLWVVTDEIYEHLTYGDASFSSIATLAPELEDRVVILNGVAKTYAMTGWRVGWMAGPADVIKAATNLQSHATSNVANVSQRAALAAVSGPLDAVNEMKTAFNRRRLAIVEGLNAIDGLHCPTPEGAFYAYSDVRGLLGREIRGVVNNTSAELAAFILEQAEVAVVPGEAFGPSGYIRMSYALGDADLAEGVARIAKLLGEAK, encoded by the coding sequence ATGTCTCGAATTTCTCGCCGCATCGGCGCAATCTCCGAATCCGCGACCCTCGCCGTCGACGCCAAGGCCAAGGCCCTGAAAGCCGCTGGACGCCCAGTCATCGGGTTCGGTGCCGGTGAACCTGACTTCCCAACGCCTGGCTACATTGTTGAAGCTGCGCTCAAAGCTGCAACAGATCCGAAGAACCACCGCTACTCCCCTGCTGCTGGCCTTCCAGAGCTGCGCGAAGCCATTGCGGAAAAGACCCTGCGCGACTCCGGCTATGAGATCTCCGCATCCCAGGTCCTGGTGACCAACGGCGGCAAGCAGGCCGTGTACAACACCTTCGCCACCTTGCTCGATCCAGGCGACGAGGTCATCGTTCCAGCTCCATACTGGACCACCTACCCTGAAGCTATTCAGCTGGCCGGCGGCAAGGCGGTCTCGATCTTCGCAGGCCCGGAACAGGGCTACAAGGTCACTGTGGAGCAGCTCGAGTCCGTGCTGACCGATCGCACCAAGGTGCTGCTATTCGTTTCGCCGTCGAACCCTACGGGCGCGGTGTACTCGCCAGAGCAGGTTCGCGAGATCGGCCAGTGGGCAGCTTCCAAGGGCCTGTGGGTTGTCACCGACGAAATCTACGAGCACCTGACCTACGGAGATGCCAGCTTCAGCTCCATCGCCACCCTGGCTCCGGAGCTGGAAGACCGCGTCGTCATCCTCAACGGCGTCGCCAAGACCTACGCCATGACCGGTTGGCGCGTTGGATGGATGGCCGGCCCAGCCGACGTCATCAAGGCCGCCACCAACCTGCAGTCGCACGCCACCTCGAACGTTGCCAACGTTTCCCAGCGTGCCGCGCTGGCTGCCGTCTCCGGCCCATTGGATGCTGTCAATGAAATGAAGACCGCTTTCAACCGCCGCCGCCTGGCCATCGTCGAGGGCCTGAACGCCATTGACGGCCTGCACTGCCCAACTCCGGAAGGCGCGTTCTACGCATACTCGGACGTTCGAGGACTGCTCGGCCGTGAAATCCGCGGCGTCGTCAACAACACCAGCGCCGAATTGGCCGCCTTCATCCTGGAGCAGGCCGAGGTCGCCGTTGTCCCAGGCGAAGCCTTTGGTCCATCGGGCTACATCCGCATGTCCTACGCGCTGGGGGATGCCGATCTCGCTGAAGGCGTAGCACGCATCGCCAAATTGCTCGGCGAAGCCAAGTAG
- a CDS encoding LuxR C-terminal-related transcriptional regulator yields the protein MSIENSTQSYRVVLVDDHAIFRSGLKADLANDMQIVGEAGSVEEAIAVITEQKPDVVLLDVHLPGGRAGGGAEVLKNCTQLLGTTKFLALSVSDAAQDVVTVIRAGARGYVTKSISGEEISDAVRRVAAGDAVFSPRLAGFVLDAFGSSTAVSAVDEELDLLSDRELQVMRLIARGYSYKEVATELFISVKTVESHVSNVLRKLQLSNRHELTRWAVDRKIL from the coding sequence TAGTCCTTGTCGACGATCACGCGATTTTTCGCTCCGGCTTGAAAGCGGACCTCGCCAATGACATGCAAATAGTTGGGGAGGCAGGAAGCGTTGAGGAAGCCATCGCGGTGATTACCGAGCAAAAGCCTGATGTGGTGTTGCTTGATGTCCACCTGCCTGGCGGACGGGCTGGGGGAGGCGCCGAAGTCCTGAAGAATTGCACCCAGCTGCTGGGGACAACGAAGTTCCTGGCGCTGAGTGTTTCTGATGCAGCGCAAGATGTGGTCACGGTGATCCGCGCCGGTGCGCGCGGCTATGTCACCAAGAGCATTTCGGGTGAGGAAATCTCTGATGCGGTGCGTCGTGTGGCCGCTGGCGACGCGGTCTTTTCGCCGCGCCTGGCCGGTTTTGTGCTTGATGCATTTGGCAGCAGCACCGCAGTATCGGCCGTCGATGAGGAACTGGATCTGCTCTCGGACCGCGAATTGCAGGTCATGCGCTTGATCGCCCGCGGCTACAGCTACAAGGAAGTGGCTACGGAATTGTTCATCTCGGTGAAAACCGTGGAGTCCCACGTATCGAATGTCCTGCGCAAGCTTCAGCTGTCCAATCGGCATGAACTCACCCGCTGGGCCGTGGACCGGAAGATCCTTTAA